One genomic window of Polyangium aurulentum includes the following:
- a CDS encoding YciI family protein, with translation MRFIITAAPDPNAPKTDTTVDEQMMAAYMKYNEDMHKAGVLVASEGLNPASQGARIGISGGKRVVLDGPFVETKELVGGFYLIEVKSREEAIEWALRCPVGLGTADVLTIHQMTEASDIPPEMMKIIEQAAPTWSASFRKGK, from the coding sequence ATGCGTTTCATCATCACCGCGGCACCGGATCCCAACGCCCCGAAGACGGACACGACCGTCGACGAACAGATGATGGCCGCGTACATGAAGTACAACGAGGACATGCACAAGGCCGGCGTGCTGGTCGCGTCCGAGGGGCTCAACCCCGCCAGCCAGGGCGCGCGCATCGGGATCTCCGGCGGAAAACGCGTGGTGCTCGACGGGCCCTTCGTCGAGACGAAAGAGCTGGTCGGCGGCTTCTACCTGATCGAGGTGAAGTCGAGGGAAGAGGCGATCGAATGGGCCCTGCGCTGCCCGGTCGGGCTCGGCACCGCCGATGTGCTCACGATCCATCAGATGACGGAAGCCTCGGACATCCCGCCGGAGATGATGAAGATCATCGAGCAGGCGGCGCCGACCTGGAGCGCGTCGTTTCGGAAGGGGAAATAG
- a CDS encoding cytochrome P450, with amino-acid sequence MTIRYNLLSPELKTNPYPAYAEMRRNAPVCQVDPGGMWAVTRLDDVVHVLKNPQLFSSRGFGVATNPPWLGGNPFSESMITLDPPEHGRLRGLISRAFGPSAMARVEPRVRAYAEQVVAELPMEQSVDILPTYALRIPANVIGDLLGLSPSLHAHLKRWADLITGGVTTVRPDDHERKQMARDAVTDLRRYFGEFLEERRRAPADDLASELLQAELDGQALKQDELIAFMALLLVGGIETVVHLLGASLLVLLERPELLERLRADRSLIPAFIEEVLRYEPPVHAAPRTTTQEVELGGVKLPKGAPLLVMLGSATRDEAHFPDPDRFDIERGGSKNIPFGHGVHFCLGAPLARLEGRLALEALFDRVGRLSRGSDAMTWHRTLVVRGVGSLPIVLHPA; translated from the coding sequence ATGACCATTCGCTACAACCTGCTGTCGCCCGAGCTGAAGACCAACCCCTACCCGGCGTACGCCGAAATGCGCCGCAACGCCCCCGTGTGTCAGGTGGATCCGGGCGGAATGTGGGCGGTCACGCGGCTGGACGACGTCGTGCACGTGCTCAAGAACCCGCAGCTCTTTTCCTCGCGGGGCTTCGGCGTGGCGACCAATCCGCCGTGGCTCGGCGGCAACCCGTTCTCCGAATCGATGATCACGCTGGACCCGCCCGAGCACGGGCGGCTGCGAGGGCTCATTTCGAGAGCATTCGGCCCCTCCGCCATGGCCCGGGTGGAGCCGCGCGTGCGCGCCTACGCCGAGCAGGTCGTGGCCGAGCTGCCGATGGAGCAATCCGTGGACATCCTGCCGACCTACGCGCTGCGCATTCCGGCCAACGTGATCGGCGACTTGCTGGGGCTCTCTCCTTCGTTGCACGCACACCTCAAGCGGTGGGCGGATCTCATCACCGGCGGGGTCACCACGGTGCGGCCAGACGATCACGAGCGCAAGCAAATGGCGCGCGATGCCGTCACGGACCTGAGGCGCTATTTCGGCGAGTTTCTGGAGGAGCGCCGGCGCGCGCCGGCCGATGATCTCGCGAGCGAGCTTTTGCAAGCCGAGCTGGACGGCCAGGCTTTGAAGCAGGACGAGCTCATTGCCTTCATGGCCCTGCTCCTCGTGGGAGGCATCGAGACGGTGGTGCACCTTTTGGGTGCCTCGCTGCTCGTGCTCTTGGAGCGGCCGGAGCTTCTCGAGCGTCTGCGCGCGGATCGCTCGCTCATTCCCGCCTTCATCGAGGAGGTGCTGCGCTACGAGCCGCCCGTGCACGCCGCGCCGCGCACGACGACGCAGGAAGTGGAGCTCGGGGGCGTGAAGCTGCCCAAGGGCGCGCCGCTTCTGGTGATGCTGGGCTCGGCGACTCGCGACGAGGCCCATTTCCCGGACCCGGACCGCTTCGATATAGAGCGAGGCGGCTCGAAGAACATTCCCTTCGGCCATGGCGTCCACTTCTGTCTGGGCGCGCCGCTGGCGCGGCTCGAGGGGCGGCTGGCGCTGGAGGCGCTGTTCGATCGGGTGGGCCGACTTTCGCGCGGGTCCGATGCGATGACGTGGCATCGCACGCTGGTCGTGCGCGGTGTCGGCTCGCTGCCCATCGTGCTGCACCCCGCCTGA
- a CDS encoding lamin tail domain-containing protein — MNFFRNALTVLAISSALAASACAPDDSGEGHVAEVELSASTPVRIRVMAGNLTSGTGQSYDPGHGIHIFKGAHPDVALVQELNYGANSTTDIRAFVDAAFGTEYVYYREGGAQIPNAIVSRYPIVESGEWDDTSVSNRDFAWARIDIPGPVDLWAVSVHLLTSSSSNRNTEAQKLVSYIKGKVPAGDYLVIGGDFNTGTRSESCISTLKQVVVAQSPWPVDQKGNGNTNASRSSPYDWVLVNGGLDALETPVVIGGSSYASGLVIDTRVYTPIAELSPAVYGDSGAQYMQHMGVVRDFMVPGDDGGGQIPPDGGSNPPPSGSSVFLNEILANEPGSDVAAEFVEIVNGSASSVDLSGYTLSDSAGTRHTFAAGTTLAAGKGVAVFGGSTAIPAGISAVVASSGTLGLGNSGDTVTLKSAGGTTVDSVIYPSSLSATDGVSMNRSPDADAAGTFALHTSVGGGSSSPGKRANGTSF, encoded by the coding sequence ATGAACTTCTTTCGAAATGCCCTCACCGTTCTCGCCATATCGTCCGCCCTCGCCGCGAGCGCCTGCGCGCCCGATGACAGCGGGGAAGGGCACGTCGCCGAGGTCGAGCTTTCGGCGTCGACCCCCGTCCGCATCCGCGTGATGGCGGGAAACCTCACGAGCGGCACCGGACAGAGCTACGACCCCGGCCACGGCATCCACATCTTCAAGGGCGCCCACCCGGACGTGGCCCTCGTCCAGGAGCTCAATTACGGCGCCAACAGCACGACCGACATCCGGGCGTTCGTCGACGCCGCGTTCGGAACGGAATACGTGTACTACCGCGAGGGCGGCGCGCAGATCCCGAACGCCATTGTGAGCCGCTATCCAATCGTCGAATCGGGCGAGTGGGACGACACCTCGGTCTCGAACCGCGACTTCGCCTGGGCCCGCATCGACATTCCCGGGCCGGTCGACCTGTGGGCGGTGAGCGTCCATCTGCTCACCTCGAGCTCGAGCAACCGCAACACCGAGGCGCAGAAGCTCGTCTCGTACATCAAGGGCAAGGTGCCCGCGGGGGATTATCTCGTCATCGGCGGTGATTTCAATACCGGCACCCGAAGCGAGTCTTGCATATCGACGCTCAAGCAGGTCGTCGTCGCCCAGAGCCCGTGGCCGGTCGATCAGAAGGGCAATGGCAACACCAACGCCTCGCGCTCGAGCCCCTACGACTGGGTCCTCGTGAACGGCGGCCTCGACGCGCTCGAGACGCCTGTCGTCATTGGCGGCAGCTCGTATGCGAGCGGCCTCGTGATCGATACGCGCGTCTACACGCCCATCGCAGAGCTGAGCCCCGCCGTCTACGGCGACAGCGGCGCGCAGTACATGCAGCACATGGGCGTCGTGCGCGATTTCATGGTCCCTGGCGACGACGGAGGCGGACAGATTCCGCCCGACGGAGGCTCGAACCCGCCCCCGTCCGGCAGCTCGGTTTTCCTGAACGAGATCCTGGCCAACGAGCCGGGCTCGGACGTGGCGGCGGAGTTCGTGGAGATCGTCAATGGGTCCGCTTCGTCCGTGGATCTGAGCGGCTACACGCTCTCCGACAGCGCCGGCACGAGGCACACGTTCGCCGCGGGGACCACCCTCGCCGCCGGCAAGGGCGTCGCCGTGTTCGGCGGCAGCACGGCCATTCCCGCCGGTATCAGCGCCGTCGTTGCGTCCTCGGGCACGCTCGGCCTGGGCAATAGCGGCGACACCGTCACGTTGAAGAGCGCCGGCGGCACCACGGTCGACAGTGTCATCTATCCCTCGTCGCTGAGCGCCACGGATGGGGTATCGATGAACCGCAGCCCGGACGCGGACGCGGCGGGCACCTTCGCGCTGCACACGAGCGTCGGGGGAGGTTCCTCCTCTCCGGGAAAGCGCGCCAACGGGACGAGCTTCTGA
- a CDS encoding isopenicillin N synthase family dioxygenase: MDRTPSREPLPTVIDIAPFFSGAPEERRRVAAQVGAACEATGCFLVTGHGVPRELIGRVDRLWRAFFDEPLERKLACAPPDPGVFRGYYALASSAIAYSQDKQAPPDLRELYFMNRIHALPASYIERLGPAGAYLAHPNIWPASPRELREASEAFYASMLRVAEGLVAIYAVALDLPQDYFADKIDKHHSTFGAASYPAQSIPPLPGQQRCAAHSDFSIQTILHQDDAPGGLQIQERDGEWRDVPRRDGALVVNLGDTMEWWTNHRWRSPVHRVVNPPIEVAASSRRQSLLFFHAPNYDAELSCVPSCESPDRPSEPPPLTVGELILRKSRKGTMAGT; this comes from the coding sequence ATGGATCGCACGCCCTCACGAGAGCCTTTGCCCACCGTCATCGACATCGCGCCCTTCTTCTCTGGAGCCCCCGAAGAGCGCCGGCGGGTGGCCGCGCAGGTGGGCGCTGCGTGCGAGGCCACCGGCTGTTTTCTCGTCACCGGGCACGGCGTGCCGCGCGAGCTCATCGGCCGCGTGGACCGGCTCTGGCGCGCCTTCTTCGACGAGCCCCTCGAACGCAAGCTGGCCTGCGCACCGCCGGACCCTGGCGTCTTTCGAGGATATTACGCCCTGGCCTCGTCGGCGATTGCGTACTCACAGGACAAACAGGCGCCGCCGGATCTGCGTGAACTCTATTTCATGAACAGGATCCATGCCCTGCCGGCGTCGTACATCGAGCGGCTCGGACCTGCCGGGGCCTACCTGGCGCATCCGAACATCTGGCCCGCATCGCCGCGCGAGCTGCGGGAGGCGTCGGAGGCATTTTACGCGAGCATGCTGCGGGTCGCCGAGGGGCTCGTCGCAATCTACGCCGTGGCGCTCGATCTGCCGCAGGATTACTTCGCGGACAAGATCGACAAGCACCACAGCACGTTCGGCGCGGCGAGCTACCCCGCACAGTCGATCCCACCGCTGCCAGGGCAGCAGCGGTGCGCGGCCCATTCCGATTTCAGCATCCAGACCATCCTCCACCAGGACGACGCGCCCGGAGGCTTGCAGATCCAGGAACGCGACGGCGAATGGCGCGACGTGCCGCGGCGCGATGGCGCGCTCGTGGTGAACCTGGGAGATACGATGGAGTGGTGGACGAACCACCGCTGGAGGTCGCCCGTGCACCGGGTGGTCAACCCGCCCATCGAGGTCGCCGCCTCGAGCCGTCGCCAATCCTTGCTCTTTTTCCACGCGCCCAACTACGACGCGGAGCTTTCGTGCGTCCCGAGCTGCGAAAGCCCCGACAGGCCGTCCGAGCCGCCGCCCCTCACCGTCGGTGAGCTCATCCTGCGCAAAAGCCGCAAGGGGACCATGGCGGGCACATGA
- a CDS encoding DoxX family protein, translated as MPFELTRVVWTDNCFPPGCQFALDRSALFYFQSAAMVVSTTGSRKLTIAGWVLSGIVAAFLALVSAAGKFIQPPPQGTLDAANHLGLPIEKFPAIGVLEIACVILFLIPRTAFLGAILLAGYLGGAAAIHVRVGDPWVFPILFGVLAWVGYGLRRPDVIRAAFAPRPGQQSS; from the coding sequence ATGCCCTTCGAGCTCACCCGCGTGGTTTGGACGGACAACTGCTTCCCCCCCGGGTGCCAGTTCGCGCTTGACAGGAGCGCGCTTTTCTATTTTCAATCCGCCGCCATGGTCGTCTCGACAACTGGATCACGCAAGCTCACTATCGCCGGATGGGTCCTCTCGGGGATCGTCGCCGCCTTCCTCGCCCTCGTCAGCGCGGCGGGCAAGTTCATCCAGCCCCCGCCGCAGGGAACGCTCGACGCCGCCAACCACCTCGGGCTCCCCATCGAGAAATTCCCCGCCATCGGCGTCCTGGAGATCGCCTGCGTCATCCTGTTCCTCATCCCGCGCACGGCGTTCCTCGGCGCCATCCTCCTCGCGGGCTACCTCGGCGGCGCCGCCGCGATCCACGTCCGGGTCGGCGACCCGTGGGTCTTCCCCATCCTCTTCGGCGTCCTCGCCTGGGTCGGCTACGGCCTGCGCCGCCCCGATGTCATCCGGGCCGCCTTCGCGCCGCGTCCCGGCCAGCAGTCGAGCTGA